In Meleagris gallopavo isolate NT-WF06-2002-E0010 breed Aviagen turkey brand Nicholas breeding stock chromosome 5, Turkey_5.1, whole genome shotgun sequence, a single window of DNA contains:
- the RPLP2 gene encoding 60S acidic ribosomal protein P2 — MRYVAAYLLAVLGGNESPTSKDLKKILDSVGIETDDERLNKVISELNGKNIEDVIAQGNGKLASMPAGGAVAVSTGGVSAAPAAGAAPAAAEEKKEEKKEESEESDDDMGFGLFD, encoded by the exons atGCGTTACGTTGCAGCATACCTTCTCGCAGTCCTTGGTGGCAATGAGTCCCCCACGTCAAAGGACTTGAAAAAAATCCTCGACAGCGTTGGCATCGAGACAGATGATGAACGCCTGAACAAG GTTATTAGTGAGCTGAATGGAAAAAACATTGAGGACGTCATTGCTCAGG GTAACGGAAAGCTTGCCAGCATGCCAGCTGGGGGGGCTGTGGCAGTCTCTACTGGAGgggtctctgctgctcctgctgcaggtgctgcccCTGCTGCTG ctgaggagaagaaagaagagaagaaggaagaatcTGAAGAATCTGATGATGACATGGGATTTGGCCTATTTGATTAA